The DNA window TCCTGCCCCGAAGTTCAACATTGTCTCGAAGCCGAATGACTGGTCAGAGACTGTCAGCTCGGCGGCCAGGGGTGAAGAGTTAAGTGAAAGCGATAAGCTCCGTCGAGAATACTGGGCTACGCTAAAGGAACGTCTGGAGAGTCGAGAGAGTCGCGTCCAACCTCGAACACCCAGACCCAACAGCTGGGCTCGCTATGCGGTAGGACGCACGAGATGCCGTCTTACTGCACGCATTAGCTCTCGAAATGAAAAGACTTCAGTCGAACTCACGCTAACCGATGAGGAAGAGGCTGAGCCTCTCTTCCATCTTCTTCAAGCGGATAGAGAGACCATCGAGGAGGAAATTGGAAAAGAACTTGATTGGCAGCCGAAGCCGGACATGAAGCGATTTGTTGTTGCTTACGAGTGGCCGGCTAACCCTACTGATCGAGAAGCGTGGCCCCAGCAGCACCGCAAACTTGCAGGGATGTTAGACGCCTTTCACCGTGCCTTTGCTCCTCGGTTGAGGCAGTCGAACCCGGACGACTGGACGGAAAAGACAGAAGAGTCTTCAATGCAGGAGGCCAACGTACGAGACGAAAATCCAGAGACCACCCACTTA is part of the Salinibacter ruber DSM 13855 genome and encodes:
- a CDS encoding DUF4268 domain-containing protein, translating into MSDLGTLEKLDLRSVWENEARDFTPWLAQEKNLNLLGDTIGIELQLDSTEKSVGPFNADVLCKDTIDDQWVLIENQLERTDHPHLGQLLTYAAGLDAVTIVWVARQFSDQHRSALDWLNKITDEDINFFGLEIELWQIGDSSPAPKFNIVSKPNDWSETVSSAARGEELSESDKLRREYWATLKERLESRESRVQPRTPRPNSWARYAVGRTRCRLTARISSRNEKTSVELTLTDEEEAEPLFHLLQADRETIEEEIGKELDWQPKPDMKRFVVAYEWPANPTDREAWPQQHRKLAGMLDAFHRAFAPRLRQSNPDDWTEKTEESSMQEANVRDENPETTHL